Proteins from a genomic interval of Candidatus Eisenbacteria bacterium:
- a CDS encoding Xaa-Pro peptidase family protein, translated as MGRVKRARRLLKDFELDCLLIPPSADLLYLTGIKKTQSERLFLFVVPRKGIPCFLAPTLEKDFIKSSTDSCLIFTWEDGKNPIFPLVDILEAYGSGRGRTAVGDELWSCHQLEMTGVLRRVQFVSASPVMSRLRSVKEPAELQLMRKAARLTENVLASTLRVITPGMREEEIAAIILDALGRSGLDEPWAIVASGPNSAIPHHNSGARKLRRLEPLLLDIGGTYKGYNSDITRTYHVGPPERKFLEIYGIVLEANRIGRAKSKPSVKAFQIDSAVRDSIDKRGFGEFFTHRTGHGIGLRGHEEPYIVNSSAERLRRGMTFSIEPGIYIPGRFGVRIEDIVALTDKGSESLTRFSRALRIL; from the coding sequence ATGGGTCGCGTGAAGCGCGCCCGGCGGCTTTTGAAGGATTTTGAGCTTGACTGCCTTCTGATTCCGCCATCAGCCGATCTTCTCTATCTAACCGGGATCAAGAAAACGCAGAGCGAACGGCTGTTCCTTTTCGTGGTTCCGAGAAAAGGTATTCCCTGTTTCCTTGCCCCTACCCTGGAAAAGGACTTCATAAAATCCTCCACCGATTCTTGTCTGATCTTCACGTGGGAGGACGGGAAGAACCCTATTTTCCCTCTGGTCGATATTCTCGAAGCTTATGGTTCAGGACGGGGAAGAACGGCCGTCGGAGACGAGCTTTGGAGTTGCCATCAGCTGGAAATGACCGGAGTACTCAGGCGCGTTCAATTCGTCTCCGCTTCTCCGGTCATGAGCCGCCTCAGGTCCGTCAAAGAGCCGGCGGAGCTTCAGCTTATGAGGAAAGCCGCCCGTCTGACCGAGAATGTGCTTGCCTCCACCCTAAGGGTTATCACCCCTGGAATGAGGGAAGAAGAGATAGCGGCTATCATACTCGACGCTTTGGGCAGGAGCGGCCTTGATGAGCCCTGGGCTATTGTAGCCTCAGGTCCCAATTCGGCGATTCCGCATCACAATTCCGGGGCACGAAAGCTCAGGAGGCTCGAACCGCTTCTTCTGGACATTGGAGGTACCTACAAGGGGTACAACTCCGATATCACGAGAACGTACCATGTGGGACCGCCAGAAAGGAAGTTCCTGGAAATCTACGGGATTGTTCTTGAGGCAAACCGAATTGGAAGAGCGAAATCGAAACCCTCTGTCAAAGCATTTCAGATCGACAGCGCCGTCAGGGATTCAATCGACAAGAGGGGGTTTGGAGAGTTCTTTACTCACAGAACCGGTCACGGAATCGGTCTCAGGGGACACGAAGAGCCGTACATTGTGAACTCCTCCGCCGAAAGACTCCGTAGAGGGATGACCTTCTCCATAGAGCCGGGAATCTACATCCCCGGCAGATTCGGCGTGAGGATTGAGGACATCGTCGCCCTGACTGACAAAGGCTCCGAGTCCCTCACAAGATTCAGCCGGGCTCTGAGAATA